The sequence CTGAAAAATTACCCGACGCGATCCGTTCGGAACTCGTCGGTATCCGCATCGAGAGCCCCGAAGAACTTGCTTTTCTTGAAAATCTGCTGGTCAAACTGGGCGATGCCGGACGATCGGTCACGGCAGCGACTTCCGACAGCGCCTTGCTTGCCGGAATAAGCCGAAACGTTATCAAGGCAAGGTTTGATATCCGGGAGGGAGAAGCTCTTGATGCAGAGTTACTTCTCAGGCAGCTCGAACCGGATGCTCCTGCGGTTCTGGAGTTTTGTTTTGTTCATCAACAGACCGGCGAAGGGGTTCCTGCACAGGTACTTGTGCGTCTTGCAGAGAAATTGCGTGAACGCGGTTTTGAGCGGATAATGTTTTCGATCAGTTCGTCCGCTACGGTTTTTGTCTATCGGCACCTTGTCAGGGAGTTCAACGAGAGGGGGTTCGATTATCCGATAGTCGTCCGTTTCAACGCTCATAACGGAGATACTCTGAAGACTCTTATCGATGCATCCGTTCAGGCAGGAACCCTGTTCTGCGATGGTATCGGCGATATACTCGCTCTTGAAACCGTTCTTCCGGCTTCTGCCGAAATCGATCTTGCCTTCAATATTCTGCAGGGGGCGCGCATCCGGATGTCCAAAACCGAGTTCATCTCCTGTCCCGGCTGCGGGAGAACCTATTTTGATCTCGAAAAGGCCGCCACAGCAATCAAGCAGAGGCTCCTGCACCTGAAGGGGCTGAAAATAGGCATAATGGGCTGTATAGTCAATGGGCCCGGTGAAATGGCCGATGCCGATTTCGGTTATGTCGGTTCCGGAAAAGGCAGGATAAGTCTTTATGTCGGAAAAGATCGCGTGGAAGATAATCTTCCGGAAGCCGAAGCGGTTGATCGCCTGATCGAACTGATCAGGGAGCGAGGCCGATGGGTAGATCCTGCGTAGGTATCCGGTACAGATGATGCAAGGATCCAGGGAACCCTTAGCAGTTGTCCTTATTACAGGCGCATCCATGGGAATCGGTCGGGCTCTCGCCTGTGCGTTTGCCGGCATGGGCCATCACCTTCTGCTCGTTGCCCGATCAGACGAGACGCTTGCCGAACTCGCAGAAACGCTTCATCGGAAGCATGGGGTTACGGTTTTCTGCTGTCCCGGGGATCTCGTCGCGCACGAAAGTGCGCAACGCATTTCCGATTATTGCCTTGAACACGTTCTTGCAGTCGAGGTACTGGTGAATTGTGCCGGTCTGTCGCGGGCATCGGATTTCAAAGACCTTGCTTTCGGCGAACTTGAAGGCATCATGGCCGTAAACATGTCTGCGGCAGTAAGGCTCACGCGTCTTTTTCTGCCGGGTATGGTTGAAAAAAAGAAAGGGACGATTATCAATATCGCATCGCTTGCCGGAACACAGGGTGTTCCGGGCCTTGCACTCTATTCGGCTACGAAATCTTTTTTAATAACACTGAGCGAGGCGCTTCATGTTGAACTGCAGGGAACCGGAGTAAAGGTCGTAGCCGTCTGTCCTGGTTTTGTCGATACCGGTTTTCTTGAAAAGGCAATGCACAACCGCAGAAAAATCCGGCTTCCTGTGTATGGATCAGATCTGGTGGTACAAGCGGTTCTTCGGGGTTATCGAAAAAACCGGATGCGGGTCTATCCTACTTTTCTTGACTATCTGCTCGTTTTTTTACAGCGCTTCACGCCTCGAATCCTTGTCGTTAAAATAACGGACTTCCTTGCGGCAGCAAGAGAGAGGCAATAAATTGTTTCTTTTTTTTCTTTGGATTTTTAAAAACGCGAGGTATATTACCTGCCCTGTTTTTTAGAAAGAGCTGCTGGTGTAGCTCAATTGGTAGAGCAGCTGATTTGTAATCAGCAGGTTGCGGGTTCGAGTCCCATCACCAGCTCTGATCATTACGGGTAGATAGCGAAGCGGTCAAACGCAACAGACTGTAAATCTGTCGACTTATGTCTTCGGAGGTTCGAATCCTCCTCTACCCACAGGTTGTTATATGTTTTTTCGATAGGCTGATGTAGCTCAGTCGGTAGAGCACTTCCTTGGTAAGGAAGAGGTCATCGGTTCAAGTCCGATCATCAGCTCGGATTTTATGCGGAGTTTGACAGACGTCAGTAGCTTAATTGGTAGAGCAGCGGTCTCCAAAACCGCAGGTTGGGGGTTCGATTCCCTCCTGACGTGCAGGTTATCAGAAATGTAATTCACGATTCTTATTGCGGGCTTAAGGTATGAATAAATATTTAGGCAAAGTCAGCCAGTATTATCGTGATGTCGTCAGTGAGATGCGCAAGGTTGCCTGGCCGAGCAAGGAAGAGGCAAAGGATCTTACTGTCGTCGTTCTGACAGTTTCAGGTATACTTGCCTTGTTTACCTTTGTTGTTGACTGGGTAATAAATTCTGCGATGAGCCGGTTATTATAATAACCACAGTTGAGGTATAGAGATGGGTGTCAGAAAAAAAAGTGTTGATGATCAGGGGATACCGGTTCCAAGGTGGTATGCACTCAGGATTTATTCCGGTCACGAACGCAAGGTTAAGGAAGGGATAGATGCTGAGGTTCTTCGTTGCGGCCTCGAAGACAAGATTCTGCAGGTCTATGTGCCCTATGAGCGTTTTGTTGAGGTGAAAAACGGCAAGAAAAGAAGTCTGACAAAGAACGCTTTTCCTGGTTATGTGCTCATCGAGGCAGTGCTTGACAAGCAGACCCGGAATCTTATTCTTGATATTCCATCCGTTATGGGATTTCTCGGTGTCGATGATAATCCTACTCCATTGCGTCCTGAAGAGGTTGAGAAAATTCTTGTTCCTGATAATGCTGTCGAGCATCGCTCGGTTATTGAGGCGCCTTTCAGGGTTGGTGATTCGGTTAAGGTCGTTGACGGGCCATTCAGTTCGCTTACCGGTGTTGTTCATGATGTCTGCACCGAGCGGATGAAAGTGAAGGTCATGATCAGTTTCTTTGGTCGCAGCACGCCAACTGAACTCGATTTTTCACAGGTTAAGTCAGTTTCGCAGTAATGGGGGATTTAAGGTTTTTTTTAAGCTTCTGAATAGAAATAGTTTATGGCAAAAAAGATAATCGGTTTTATC comes from Chlorobium limicola DSM 245 and encodes:
- a CDS encoding SDR family NAD(P)-dependent oxidoreductase, yielding MMQGSREPLAVVLITGASMGIGRALACAFAGMGHHLLLVARSDETLAELAETLHRKHGVTVFCCPGDLVAHESAQRISDYCLEHVLAVEVLVNCAGLSRASDFKDLAFGELEGIMAVNMSAAVRLTRLFLPGMVEKKKGTIINIASLAGTQGVPGLALYSATKSFLITLSEALHVELQGTGVKVVAVCPGFVDTGFLEKAMHNRRKIRLPVYGSDLVVQAVLRGYRKNRMRVYPTFLDYLLVFLQRFTPRILVVKITDFLAAARERQ
- the secE gene encoding preprotein translocase subunit SecE, whose protein sequence is MNKYLGKVSQYYRDVVSEMRKVAWPSKEEAKDLTVVVLTVSGILALFTFVVDWVINSAMSRLL
- the nusG gene encoding transcription termination/antitermination protein NusG — encoded protein: MGVRKKSVDDQGIPVPRWYALRIYSGHERKVKEGIDAEVLRCGLEDKILQVYVPYERFVEVKNGKKRSLTKNAFPGYVLIEAVLDKQTRNLILDIPSVMGFLGVDDNPTPLRPEEVEKILVPDNAVEHRSVIEAPFRVGDSVKVVDGPFSSLTGVVHDVCTERMKVKVMISFFGRSTPTELDFSQVKSVSQ